One Methanotorris formicicus Mc-S-70 genomic window carries:
- a CDS encoding OB-fold nucleic acid binding domain-containing protein, with product MRLTAKRIPLKAISEGNYVVTEGRWESNYLEHPIYGKVSRVAVYGVVISKYENKVKEVCSITVDDFTGDIRVVGFRGMAKYLEKFDVGDIVLVVGKLKKGIRDEIYISPEIVRKVSINHLFLNAIENFKVGENEV from the coding sequence ATGAGATTAACTGCCAAAAGGATTCCATTAAAGGCAATAAGTGAGGGAAATTATGTTGTAACAGAAGGAAGGTGGGAGAGTAACTATTTAGAGCATCCGATTTATGGTAAAGTTTCAAGGGTTGCTGTTTATGGGGTTGTGATATCTAAGTATGAAAATAAGGTAAAGGAAGTTTGTTCAATCACTGTTGATGATTTTACTGGAGATATTAGGGTTGTTGGGTTTAGAGGAATGGCAAAATACCTTGAGAAGTTTGATGTTGGAGATATTGTTTTGGTTGTTGGGAAATTGAAGAAAGGTATTAGGGATGAAATTTACATTTCCCCTGAAATTGTTAGGAAGGTTTCAATAAACCATTTATTTTTAAATGCAATTGAGAATTTTAAAGTGGGGGAAAATGAAGTTTGA
- a CDS encoding biotin--[acetyl-CoA-carboxylase] ligase encodes MKFEIIHLDRIDSTNIYAYKLAKEGERNIVVVADEQTFGKGRLDRAWFSDFGGLYFSIVLESDVDRFPVLNFLASLCVVKTLRNYSNKAFGIKWPNDIIVNNKKICGILSEVNVERGFMVLGIGINVNNKIREEIKDIATSLKEVEGKEFNKMEILKTFLEIFESYLINLNPEDILREYKENSLTLDEYVKIITPNREILGRVVNITYEGIILQTDEKLEIVDVGDCIHLRKVD; translated from the coding sequence ATGAAGTTTGAAATTATCCATTTGGATAGGATAGATTCTACAAACATCTATGCGTATAAACTTGCAAAGGAGGGGGAGAGAAATATTGTAGTGGTTGCAGATGAACAAACGTTTGGAAAGGGGAGGTTGGATAGGGCATGGTTTTCTGATTTTGGAGGGTTATATTTTTCAATTGTTTTGGAATCTGATGTGGATAGATTCCCAGTTTTGAATTTTTTAGCGTCACTCTGTGTAGTTAAAACTTTAAGGAACTACTCAAATAAGGCATTTGGTATAAAATGGCCTAACGATATAATAGTTAATAACAAAAAAATCTGCGGAATTTTGAGTGAGGTTAATGTGGAACGTGGTTTTATGGTTCTTGGGATTGGGATTAATGTGAACAATAAAATTAGAGAAGAGATAAAAGATATTGCAACATCGTTAAAAGAAGTTGAAGGAAAAGAATTCAATAAAATGGAAATTTTAAAAACATTTTTGGAGATTTTTGAGAGTTATTTAATTAATTTAAATCCAGAGGATATTTTGAGGGAATATAAGGAAAATTCTTTGACATTAGATGAGTATGTAAAAATAATAACTCCAAACAGGGAGATTCTTGGCCGTGTTGTTAATATTACTTATGAAGGCATTATATTGCAAACGGATGAGAAATTGGAGATTGTTGATGTTGGGGATTGCATTCATTTGAGAAAAGTGGATTGA